The window ACCAACAACATGCAGAACTACAGCTCATGTACAGATCAGTTCTGACCCGATGCAGGATGATGTCTGACATGTTGGTTTGCCCTCACTTGGCCAGTTTATGAGACTTTGTTTAAATCTAGCAGCATATATCATCATACACACTTCAGGTAAAGATTAATATTGTTAGGTAGTAAAGTATGTGTTTTACTCCTGTGCATCACTTTGGAGGCTGCTGAGTGTTTCTACAAACACCCTGATTCTGTTTGTTGACTTGAACGCAGCGTTTCCAGCTGCTGTACGAGCCGAAGCGTGTCACCTGTGGCTTCATGAGAAGGTGTGAGTCATCACCTGTCATTCTGTGCAGGTGACGGCAGATGTGGCTTCATTACTGGGGGAACAGAAGGTGGACGCTATCTTGTGTGTGGCAGGAGGCTGGGCGGGAGGAAGCTGCGGCTCCAAAGGTCAGAGATCAACCTTTATCTGCTGTTGCATTAATAATCAGCCAATCATTTCCTGCAGCAGGTTGAAATTAAACTCAGCCAAAATAAACTGCgtcttaaaatgtgtttaatgtcatttgaggatgttttgtttgttcttaaCTTTGGGAACATTATGTGTGAAGCATTAATCTCAACTTACTCGCTGCTGCTAAATTCTGTGAGTCCAAAGAGAACCAGAGAGTAAGAGTTTGTTATTTAAACCTCAGTTCCAGTTAGTTTACTGCGTTTATCTGACAGCTAGCATTTAAAACTAGCTGCATATAAAAGGAAGCCAGCAGTTCTGTGTTAGTAATGACCGCAGTGATATCTCATTGTGCAGCGTTTTGGAGTTTGCTGTAAGTCGTGTCTGATCAGAAGATAAATACTACTCTGTTGTTTGTTCAGTAAAATGCAGCAGCAGCCCTGAGcggctagttagcttagcttcacATAAACACTGGAAACTGTTTCaccttgtttccagtctttgtgctaagctaagctaaccagaaTGCAGAGAAGCGTATATTCCCCCAAACTATTCTTTTTGATGCCAGTGCTAAATAATATGATGCATCTGTGGATTAATCATGTTGGATGAAGAAGAATTTAAAAGAagctttcattttatttctgtcttagatttatacaaaaacacagatctGATGTGGAAACAGAGCGTGTGGACCTCGACCATCTCCAGCCGCCTCGCCGCTCTGCATCTAAAGGAAGGCGGACTGTTGACTTTGGCCGGGGCCAAAGCGGCGCTGTCAGGAACTGGAGGTAAGGCACACGTTCTGTTTACCGTTCTCATCGTGATGACCCGTCTGGCTGTGTGTCATGTCGGGGTTGCAGGCAGACGGTGATATAATGGAGACTTGATTGCACAGATGTCTCTGTTGTACAACCTGCCAATTCTGATAATGGAGGTAATAGAAAACGCTGCAGGGCTCGGACGAGGGAATTGACACACTGATCAGAGACGCGTGGGATCTCACACAGTTCCCGACAGCGTGAGGAGAGGCGTCGATAAAATGGATCTGACGAACAAAACAAGGGAAAAGATGGAATAGCTGATGAGGTCTGTTAACGCCGCGGCTCAGTGGTTCAGGGGTTTCATCAACAACAAGTCAGTGGTTTGATTCCCACAACAGCCTGTTGGTCCAGCAGCAGCCCTCTGCTCTGTGAGCGTCCTTGAGCAAGTGACTCAACTCTGACCTGCTCACTCATTATAACCTGCTGATACAAGTCcagataaaaagttaaaatgtaacCGATGAGGGACGACACGAGGACAACAAGACGACACATTAATACAGTAAAACTAGATGATGGCCGACTGATATTGCTGAAGCGATTAGCTGACATTAGAATAATTTGGTAAGTTTATAGTAAATTAATTTATCCAGcaaatgttgtttgttgtaaCTTCGCCAACAAAATAATCTTCAGCAttatttgtcatattttatattcagATGAATATCTTCTTTGGGTTTTGGCCTAAAGAGATGctaaaaatgattgttttgagtttttaaagAATAATGTGTGCAGATTTATTTCTGTTCTCCAGATTACACCCCGGTCCGCAAcagttgttattatttataataaatCCGATATCTCAACACAAACTGTCATCAGTGCTGTCCTACTTTTTCACTGGAAGAAACACCACTGACAGATAAACACTTTGGAGACACATTGTTAGTCGCAGCCTTATTAAACAATACATTTATCATTGTATCAATATAAAGCATGAATGAAGCAGATGTACAGATTAACAGCCACACAGACGTGTTACACAAACACCCGTTTGTATTTTTAACCCTGTGTTCTTCATATCGATAAAACAGGAGTCAGTATGAAGAATTGTacaatggaaatactcaagttaagGACCTCAAAATGATACTTCAAACAGTGCTCGAGTAACTTCTACTGagttacatttcatcattgtttattcttaattttgacatgaaagatttacatttttccTGCAAACGTAAATCAGTTATTAGTCTCTTtgattaataataatctgttttGGCATCAGCCCAGAAGAAGTTATACCGGTCGATCCCTGATCAATATGTCTGACTTCCTCTAGAATTGAGTAATCGGAGGAAGAAGCCTCATATTTTGGATGTTGTGCCGGTAAATTGAATTGTACCGACAGTCAGCCATTGTTAATGTGACAGCGGCGGACTTCACGCCAGCCTCTGTAGCATCCAGACAGACTCTGGTGTGTTGCCATGTGATGTCCAGCCTCCGAGCCGgccatgtgattggctgagatcCAGCTCTACAATACAATATAAAGCCCTGCGTCAGCAGTCAGCACAAAGCCCTCACACTCATTGGCTGCTGGCTTAGGAGGAGGATGACTCAGCAGTCTtggctccacacacacatggatgGTGTGatacagtgatgatgatgatgatgatacagTTTGGAGATCCTGATATCTATTGTTCTTCTGGCTGAGCTTGTATTGATGCTGGAAGCTGCCGTACTGCAGAGCTGATTGTGTTTTAAACACAAAAGACCTGCGACACAATCTGTGTGGTCTCATTAACAGGAGTCAGTATCAAGAGCCAGAGGTGAAGAAATGAAGCGTAACTCCGGAGAGATCAAACAGTGGGAGAAAATGATTCAGATTAACTGAGCTGGAAACAAGGAGGCAGATTAAAAGTCTAAAGACGtctaaaattaaaatgttcaggtTAATTAATCAGGTAATAAATTACTGTGGACTCATTATTGTCTTTAGTTTTAGAGAATCTTTTATCTAATTATATTCATCTCACACCACCTGATACTGTTGTTTTCATTATAACTCACATTTATTAATGACCTGCCATGTGACTGCAGATGTAAGTTAGCTCGAAGCTAACTCTGCTACAATGCCTTTACACATAAAGATGAgttgaataaattaaatgtaccTGTTGGTAAAATGATGGTAAAAGATTTCCCTCACTCTAATAATCATATTTCtacagaacacgtgtttgtcCAAAAGTCATCCTTAAGTTTGGATAAATATATCTTTAAAGGTCTTTAAAATCAATATATTAAGCGTCTGACACCCTGTGGAAGTTTAGCCACAAAGATTCAAAAGTAAAGGAGTGAAAAGGTGAAATGATTTTGGGTCTGTCGGACACAGATCGATTGAGGAGAGGAAATGTGCCCGTCAGTTTTGCCTTTTCACTCCTTTACTTTTGAAACTTTGTGGCAGACAGATTAACCTGAAACAGACTGAGAAGGAGAGTCAGACCACGTGAAGGGAGTTTTAATAATCCTGACCTCTGATTCTGGATTTAAAACAGAGGTTGTACCCGGAGGGACTAAGCGCAGGATCGTCTCTGTTCTCATGGGACTAGTATTTTATAAATAATCCCCAACATGATTATTCTCCAAGATATGCAGAAGATATCTGTCAGTGTTCAGAAGCACTGCAGACACTGTTGTTCACTCTACACCTCAACTTGTTTTCTCTGAACCTCTGTACTTCAGCCCGGTCAGCTGCCTGTCACAGTGTTTATTGAGCTGAGAGTCTTTTCCACTTTGTATCAAGTCCTTCATTTAGAATCCAaagtctctttgtttcttctggCCTGGAGCAGCTCTTTGAAAATGAAGCTATGATAAAAGCATTTATAAAGTAAAAGTTCACTGAATTAAAGCAGGAGGCAACTTTCAAACTATTTCTGACTTGTAACAAAGTATTTCCACCCACAAACCTCCATAAAGAGTGAAGGTCAGAGAGGCCACACAGCTGTCACAGCACTTCAGATAATGATGGAGACGACACACAAATAACATAATATTATTCAAAAagtaataatgatgataatgaacTAAGAGACCAAATTATGACAGTAAGGTCAGAAACATACAAACACTCTCTATTTACTGTCttataacaaagaaaagcagctaaactttaagaagtaaatatttcacattttgcaCATTAATATAAATTTAACTAGCTCAGACATTCTGTAAGTTTAAATGGTGCAACCCACTTAAAGTTGATGATTGTTTTTAATCTATCTATAATATCCAATactgcattattattattattattattgttattattattactattattattgctgAGGTAAAGACTGATGCTGAAAGCAACAACACCTTGATGGTTAGCAGATGTAGCTGTTGATGGAGGCTCAGTGTCATGTGACCTGTCGGGTCGCTGGAGgctgacctgctgctttcacACCACATCAGAGCAGTGGTGAGTTCACTGTCCTTGGACTTTTGCATGACCGGCATCTCTAACTCGTGCTCCTTTTACAAAAGCTCGTGATAAAAGCCGTGTCACCACCCCTCGTTCCTATTGGTCAGTTCTTTGTAAGCCTGTCATAAGATTGGTTAAGTGGGGTGTGCAGCTGCTTGGCATTCTTTAGAAAACcacttttacatgttttttgggagggagggggaaCTTAATGTTTCCAGATGCTGAAGCTACAAAACAGTCCTGGAAGGCATCTGAGGCTGGAACCATGTAGAAACAAACGAGCAGGCAGTGATAATGTTTCTGTGTAGTCAGTAGATGTGAATGTGTTTCCATGCTTCCTCTGCTTCACTTCCTGTATACGACACAGACGTATACCACCAGAGCTGGGCTGCATTTTACCTGCTCACTGCATCAAACTCTCAGAATGTTCCCTCCACAGATTCTCCAATGTTTCCACTTGACCTCTCTCTACCGAGAcaatgtcctcctcctcctctcccggccacagtgtgtgtttcttttgcaAACTGAATTTCCTCCAGGACACTACATGAAATATTCTGTCCGTGCTCTGCAGGTATGGTGGGTTATGGCATGGCCAAAGCTGCCGTCCACCAGCTCACTCAGAGTCTTGCGGCAAAGAACAGTGGGATGCCATCGGGAGCTGTTGCTGTGGCGATACTACCGTGAGTACTGCTGTGAGATGTTGTGTACACATTTAGATCATGATGTGAAGGAGAACAGGCCACTGCAGATCTCTGAGTGTTGTTTATCTGCTGCCTGTAGGCCGGACAGCAGGTTTGTGTTAGATCTCGACCCATTTCGCCTTGTTTGAAAATGGAGGGAATATTTGAGAGATTGATTTGAGCTGTCCatgcatgttttttatttttatttatgataTTTGATCTTTCAGTGTTGGACTGTTACCAGGATAACCCACGACTTCTGaacacgtctctctctctgggaaACCAATGTGCATTTTTCACAgttcttctctctgttcttcacagttcttctctctgttcttcACAGTTCTTCTTAGACAGAACGATCAATTAGTTTATTGATAAAGGATGGAAAGATTCATCTATGAATAAAACAACAAGTGTTAGTTGCAGCCTCTATATTTATCAGCCTTTTAGTAAAAATGTATGAGTTTCATACTCCACCAGACAACCCTGAATACTGTCTGCAGAAGCAACAGAGACTAATTATTAAACGTCCTTGATAAAGAGAACTTCAGTATCAGAGATTTTGTAACCTGATGCTCGTAAACGACTCGCAGCACGTTCGTGTTTCCCAGCCTGCATCGTCTCATACTTTATGACAAAAGATATATTTTCTCCTGGATTCAGCTCGCCGCTCGCTGGTTGTtattaggttgtttttttcctctttttttttttttttattggttatTGTTGGCAGCAGATTTTTATTACAGACAAATATGAAGGTCTCAGTTAGTGTGGATGAGATTCTCTGTCCTGTCATTGCCTGGTGCTTTGTGCTGTGAGGTTGAGAGTAGTTGTTGATATTCAACACAAATGTTGCACAGTGCGGCTCTAAATACCACCAACACACCCGGGGAGGGAGTGAAGATGAagcattgtgctgtcagatgaaCTGAGCCTCGTCCTCCTCTGTGATGATCGACAGATAAGTGAAGATAAGTGGCCGGATGCACAGACGTAAAAGGCTGCTGTAGATCTCTGCTCGTGCACACGGTCTGTCTCAGATGAATGACGCACACGGTGCCTTTTGATGGCCGGCTCCGTCTGCGtattacatttaaaagcagtgttttctgcattGTCACCATGAGAAGCTGGAAACGGCTCTTCAGGGGTGGATCCAGCTCCTGCTctgtgtttggttgtgtttcTGGACCCGGTCTGCCTCTCCAGCAGGCTGTCACATCTGTTCAGCGTTAGCCCGATGACTTGCATTTCTGTTGCAGCCTGCATCCCCCAACCCCCCCGTGCTGCTGTGCCATCATGTATATACCAACACTGTGCAGCTTTTGTGGACACTCACATGTGTTTTCCTGCAGAGGTTGTGTAAAGATCAAACTGcagcctgtctgtgtgtttttctaagCATGTACAGAAAGATAAAAAGACATTATTGTAATAAATGATGTGTGCGATTTGTCGATTAGCCAATAAAATGTTTCTGCTCCGGCTAGTTGGCACCAAAAATACTAGTCGATTAGACTTAATATTATTTTGTTCATAAAGAGATTTTAATTAGGCGTCACATTGACATCATTTGCactgaaatgtcattttttccTCATCAAATGTTGcgtaatgaaaagaaaacagcatctgttgATTTTGATGTTAAGCTGGTTATCCTTCACTATTGTTGTAAATActgatgtgtttatgtatttgtaGCATTCACTGACTGAATCAGGCATGTTTGTAATGTTGTATTAACAGGAGTGGTGTCAAAAAAAGCTTCTTTATAATAAGAGCAGTACATCTGCAGGTTTTCTTGTTTATAATGATGAACACAGACCAGCGCCTCCTGGTGGTGTATGGAGGTGTTTCCTCTCACACTGTTGATCGGTGCCTGCAGgctttgtggtgtgttcaagtgcagttTTCTGGGCGGGACACAGTCAACGCGAGGCGACGCAGCGATCATCATTCGTCACCACTACAGTAGTTTGATGTCTGGGTCCTGAAATacattaaagttattattattaatgactAATAATAACATATACAATATTCCTCAGGACACTGTTTAACCTAAGAGATTGGATTGTGCTCAGTTTAGACAGTTCTGAGTCTGAATTGAATCATCTGTAACGTCAGGGCCCCCTTCAGTCTCTGTGCAGTTTATCCTACTTattaaaatactgtatatgttcTTGTACGTAAGTGTATCTTAAGCTCCATGAGGACTCCTCTTAAACACTCCAGCACCCTCAGGTCAGGAGGATGTGTTGTTGAAAAGCTGTTACACAGAACATCACATGTTAACATGTACATGTCGCACTCAAAGCTCTCTGTGTAGCTCAGTGATATATGAAGTCATGAGTGTGATGATAGAACAGAGACGTGATCtgaatgtgtctctgtgtgtgaagctgctgcagtcTGCCGCTCGTTCTTTGCTCTCTGCTCAGACGCTGCCGCTCACTCTGATTGTCATCTGGCTTAATTTGACAGGGTTACCTTGGATACGCCGATGAACAGGAAGTTCATGCCTGACGCAGATTTCAGTTCCTGGACAACGCTGGACTACATCGCAGAGTGAGTGCTGAGGACATCAATGATTCTTTATCTGTCTTATTTACAGGCTGCAGATCTTCTCTATATGATTCCTCATCGTCTTtctttgttgtgtgttattGACAATATTATTCTGTCAAGACAGAAGCGCGATTACACTGTGAACAATTTACTGTTAGATTTAGGTTATTGACATGTGAAGCAGCTGCTTTTGTTACTGTCGACCTAATAAACTAATAATTAATGCTGAGTGATTGATACTTAGATGTTTTtccatgttttcattatttggaaaacatcaacagtTCTGTGGAACATTTTCATATCATCATTTATGAAcgtttaaaacaaacatgagaaacTGTCTCGTACCTGGACTTTGTCCTTGATTTGATGAATTAATTCAAGTAATCAGTAATTTCTGACAGAAACCAGTTTGTGTTTAGTCTGTGTTCTCCAAAGCAGATTAGATTGGATTTGATCCACTTTGATAATCCCCGAGGAAACAGACGAGGGTCCGAggacagaaatagaaataatCTCAGCGGTGTGACATGAAGAGAGTCGGCACTCGCAGCTTCGTTGTCTCTTCTCTGTACTTCTGCACTGCTGCCTGGCTTTAACTGACAAACTTCATTCATAACAGGTGTAAATGATCGTTAGCTGACGACATTCTTTAATGTCAACTTTGTTATTCAAACCCAAAAagtctgtgaatgtgtgaaagTCACTGTTTTTAAATGCTGCTCTGAAACTATTTAGTCAACGATGAGAATGTGTCTGATGACGTGTCATGAGCCAGTTTCTCATGAATATGCCAGATCTACATTTTTTGTGTCACATCATGTCAACACTGGCCACAACTACAGTATATGTGAATGTCAGTAAAGCACATATTGGTGATACTGATATTTGGCTAATATACGGATGCATCCCTGGTATAATTATCACAACTGGTACTCGATGAATCCATGTGTTTGGTGCTTTGAAATAACATATGTTGTATTTTGAGACAGTAGAATCAACATGTGTtgaatgttgctttaatttccGTGTTTCCTGCAGATTGTTCTTCAGCTGGGCCACAGGGACGAGCCGGCCGGCTTCAGGGAGCCTGATGCAGCTGCAGACCTCCGGAGGTGAAACCCAGGCGGTGCCCACACAGTAGAGGACAGACGGGAGCTGtggaggcggggggggggaagaggaaGCAGCGAGATGAGGAGACAAAGGAGAACAGAGATATAGACTGGAAGGGGGAGGATATAGGGAGGCGTGatgaagaggactgagaggtgaagaagagagaggaggaggcggaggaggaggaggagggcttgTGTTGGAAATGCTGCCTCacagcgccatctagctgtaaATCCATACATTTGTCCAGCTGTAACAGTCAATCAGACATCAGCACCAACTGAATTGTGCGGGCTCCACTCCAGCACAATGATTTCAGGACAGGAATTCtataataaaatgtgtttgtagctGATTTTTGCTCAGGACTGCAGAAGCTGTCGCTGATTAAGATGCAGACATGATGTTTGATAGAATCCACTGTTCCtctgtgtcatcacagtaaaaCATGCTGACACAATACCTAAACAACTCAACATGATGATCTGATCCAGTGTGACGTGAGATCTGTGGACCTTGTAGTTTTTACTGTCTGTAGTCCCTGAAGGTCCTCTGCCACTGAGGGACCTCGaagtagaaagaaagaaagaaagaaagaaagaaagaaagccgCTGTCTTCTCTCAAACGGACAATAGAGTTTAAAGTGGAGTGGCCTTATTCTGTGTTTGTAGCTATCCAGTCAGTGACCTTGGTGTCGGCGGTGAGAAAAAGGTGCTCCGTTCCTGTTGTGTGTTGTAACTGTGTCAAATTCACAATaaaatgagttttaaaaaagaatagaTTTGAAGTTCAGAGTTCATTCTTGACCCTGTAAACAAACGTTCACCAGTAAAGACGCTCAGTGCCTTTTTTTCGACAGTTTGGATATCTGCTGTTCTTGATGCTGATAAGAGTTGAATATGATGTTATTACCACTGTTCATATTGTCCCTGATGTCTCAGGTGACAGGAGGCTGTTTTAAACCACCCAGTACTTTAAGTCTTAATCTATTCCAGAACAATTTACTGAAACACTTTATTCAAAATCTGAACAAATCCAGCTCAAAGCCATGAGCATCTGCCGGATGCACTGTGACAAGTCTGAGCCGGGTCTCATCCATGTTGTGGCCCGTGGATTGTTCTGGGTTCCGGCgcatcccacagatgctcaactggatCTTGTTCTGGGGAAtaaggaggccagtttgacaccttgagTTCTTCGTCAGGTTCCTCAAAAACATTCCTGGGCAGTTTCTGTGGTGCTGCAGACAcgttgtcctgctggagggCCACTGCCACCCAGCAGGACTGTTGACATGAGGGGCTGTAGTCGATCCGTAGCGCTGTAGTCGGTCCGTAGCGCTGTAGTCAGTCCGTAGCGCTGTAGTCGATCCGTAGCGCTGTAGTCGGTCCGTAGCGCTGTAGTCGGTCCGTAACGCTGTAGTCGATCCGTAACGCTGTAGTCGATCCGTAGCGCTGTAGTCAGTCCGTAGCGCTGTAGTCGATCCGTAGCGCTGTAGTCGGTCCGTAGCGCTGTAGTCGGTCCGTAACGCTGTAGTCGATCTGTAACGCTGTAGTCGATCCGTAACGCTGTAGTCGATCTGTAACGCTGTAGTCGATCCGTAACGCTGTAGTCGGTCTGTAACGCTGTAGTCGGTCCGTAACGCTGTAGTCGATCTGTAACGCTGTAGTCGATCCGTAACGCTGTAGTCGGTCCGTAACGCTGTAGTTGGTCCGTAGCGCTGTTGTCGATCTGTAACGCTGTAGTCGATCCGTAACGCTGTAGTCGGTCCGTAACGCTGTAGTTGGTCCGTAGCGCTGTAGTCGATCTGTAACGCTGTAGTCGGTCCGTAGCGCTGTTGTCGGTCCGTAACGCTGTAGTCGATCTGTAACGCTGTAGTCGGTCCGTAGCGCTGTAGTCGATCTGTAACGCTGTAGTTGGTCCGTAGCGCTGTAGTCGATCCGTAACGCTGTAGTTGGTCCGTAACGCTGTAGTCGATCCGTAGCGCTGTAGTCGGTCCGTAACGCTGTTGTCGGTCCGTAGCGCTGTAGTCGATCTGTAACGCTGTAGTTGGTCCGTAACGCTGTAGTCGATCCGTAGCGCTGTAGTCGGTCCGTAACGCTGTAGTCGATCCGTAACGCTGTAGTCGATCCGTAACGCTGTAGTCGATCCGTAACGCTGTAGTCGGTCCGTAACGCTGTAGTCGATCCGTAACGCTGTAGTCGATCCGTAACGCTGTAGTCGGTCCGTAACGCTGTAGTCGGTCCGTAACGCTGTAGTCGATCAGTAATCCGTAAAGGACAGTTTTCAAGACATGTGACTCCTGAACGCAGAGCATCATCGTTAATGAACGTGCATCAGACTGACTTTGAACTCAGCAATGGTCTTCAAGCGTTTTCTTTTGTGAAAAGACTTTTCATCCATAAAAAGTCTCATAAAGAGAATTTTTTTAGTTTGAACTGAGCTCCAGAACTGTTGCAAATGGACCTTCAGGTGAGACAGTGTGAATCAGCAGATCTCTGAGTTGTGAATGCACATTGGATGCTggataaaacactgacagagaacGCATCACTTCTCAACACTGAACGTTCCAGAAACATCCAAACAATTACACACAGAATTAAAAGGAACAGATATCCAATATAAATGTTCACAAATAGAACAACTGTCACCAAACTGATCCACAGATTAACACATGATACAGAAACTCACATCGTCTTTCCTCCAATACATTTGTGATAAAACTAAATAGAATGGATCAATACATATTCTGTCCTATacgatggagaaaaaaaatgattgggGGAGTAAATTTAGAAACAAAATGTCCCAATGAGCACAACCACCATAGAATAACAGAGGAAATGtaagaaaatagaaatataaatatataagatatatataataagtatatataataatatatggACACTTAAACTCAGTCCTAGAGAATCCAGACGGAACAGGAACAAACAACATGGAAGAAAAGGAATAAGAGCTGTTCGGTCCCGTTTATACAGTTTGAACAGTGTCAAAAGAAAATCAACGTGAAGGTCAATATGGAGGAAACACCATGAGCACATGAGTCCAAACTGAACTTAATATACCATATCATCATCACAGACTGGATCCCAAAAGATTAAACATATGAATATTGAAGAGCGCCTACATGTCACTACATTAACAACCACTAGATGGCGCTCTCTGACCAGAGTCCACTGCTGCTCTGCCAGTCTTTGTCTCTCACTGGAGGTCCTTTTATTTGTTGTTCCATGCGTACAGTGAGAACATCTCACAGAAGGGCCCGTTAGCATCACGCTGCGGCGCCGGACTGATTGCTGAGCGTCCCGGCCTTTCACCTCAGCAAATGCAAATCTGTGTGGCAGCGACATCAATTTAAAAGTTGGATTATGACGAATAGATTATTTCACAGGCTCATTCCTCTCTGcgcaaaatgttgttgttgttcaacCAACTCATATATTCACCTTCAGCGTGGACCAGAATGCACGGACAGTAAATACAGCGGGGCAGCTGCCGGGCCTTATAGCCTTAAACTCCACTATTTCTCTGGGCCGGCCACACTTCCTGGGGACTGTGTGGCTGTTGACAAGCACACTGCAATAAATCACCATGCTGAGGATTAATAGGAAAGAGCAAAGCGCCCCAGCTCACTGTAGCTGATATGTATTTATTCTAGGTGGCGTAGCAATTCATCTCACTGTGTGtatgccctgtgtgtgtgtgtgcatgtgtgtgtgagggcccGAGGCGAATTCAACACGTCTATGCATACATTACCTCCCACGACGGCAGCACTATAGAGTGATTGCCCATGGGGATCGAGTCAATGTTTATCACAGAAAGCGTTTCAGCTGATCAAAGATTACCGCTGAGACAGAGCATGTTGTTCCTGTTTCAGCTGGGCCAGATAAGTTGTCACCCGGCGCCACAGATGCTAttgttttgttcagtgtgaATCTATGAGAAGCAAATTATTTGTATGTCACAGGTGCAGCGGTGTGCTAAAGAGGATTTATCTGTGCTACTCTTCTTTCAAGCTGCGGCGCTGCGTCTCTCACATCTCATCTCAGGAGCCTGATGGTGTGGATGTAAATGCAGGATGACTGATGTGATTTAACAACGTTGTCTCATCACAGTGGTGAACGCCAGGCGGAGTCACATGAGGTCAGCTGCAGCGTTTAGTGTAATAGGAGAGGGCTGTGAGGTGTTGGCGACGTGGATACAGTCTATCACAATATTCTCCACCACTGATTCATATCATGTATGGTAAATATTCTGCACTACGGGTCGTGAACTGAGACTTCTCTGCTCCAGATTCTTTACGGTGACCTTTGCTGTGTGCCGTCTGCATGAAGTAGAAATTCAGATCAGAATATGATAATGAAAACTTTGTTCTAACAGGATGTTCTTTATGTAATGACAAGATATCTTCCTGTTCTGATGACTGACAGCCACAGCGGACATGTTCCCACCTCATCACTTAAATCTTCAAACCATCAAATATTaatgaggaaacaaaacaaactctgaAGTATTTAGTTTTTCCAAACCCGAATAAACGAGCtgccagaacactgtctgaagctagaagagtggcagggtccgcca of the Sparus aurata chromosome 18, fSpaAur1.1, whole genome shotgun sequence genome contains:
- the qdpra gene encoding quinoid dihydropteridine reductase a, producing MSRSPATVQPQLAAEQNINMAAQRVIVYGGRGALGSKCVQHFKTKGWWVACIDMAPNDEANENVIVKMSESFTEQAGQVTADVASLLGEQKVDAILCVAGGWAGGSCGSKDLYKNTDLMWKQSVWTSTISSRLAALHLKEGGLLTLAGAKAALSGTGGMVGYGMAKAAVHQLTQSLAAKNSGMPSGAVAVAILPVTLDTPMNRKFMPDADFSSWTTLDYIAELFFSWATGTSRPASGSLMQLQTSGGETQAVPTQ